A single region of the Anaerolineales bacterium genome encodes:
- a CDS encoding PD40 domain-containing protein produces MKSSTQRAFDRLDVAAGGAMMLLVLLIAFTVLSGDHAGIVLLERTPTESPAVTEAIRVVFSAPLEEASLTERFTITPATEGTLHLNGAVLTFTPRRAWQAGIPYTVRIGMGVRALNGRALVREEQWSFTPRSPRLVYLAPAVAADADALNALWLIDPTANDSPRRLAVGVNEFRPSPDGSRIVFVRAGAGGVSDLYELSMATGAVRQVTNCAAVSAACGAPSWHPDGGRLAYERRELSAAVPETDRRFPRAWAVNLRDLATAPLLDNPLFLGGTPLWSPDGTRLAVFDLSQSGIVIYEVKTGTAQTIPTLESESGLYAFDPSGRYFIYPTLKMFGGRFTTQLEWIDLTDRAAGIKTFSGENTPPIEDHQPAWHPDGQRFAFTRRYMDGSGAMTAQLYMMNPSTGEVVPLVVDARYIHGAEQWSPTGDQIVFQRFDPNDSAAVPEVWLYTLEGGEPRRIVRGGFFPMWLP; encoded by the coding sequence ATGAAATCCTCTACTCAGCGTGCCTTTGATCGCCTGGATGTCGCCGCTGGCGGCGCGATGATGCTGCTTGTCCTGTTGATTGCATTCACCGTTCTCAGCGGTGATCATGCCGGAATCGTCTTATTGGAGCGCACCCCTACCGAGTCGCCCGCTGTGACGGAAGCGATTCGCGTCGTTTTTTCCGCTCCGCTGGAGGAAGCAAGCCTTACCGAACGATTCACCATCACCCCTGCCACCGAGGGAACGCTGCACCTCAATGGGGCTGTCCTCACCTTCACCCCAAGGCGGGCATGGCAAGCGGGCATCCCCTATACGGTACGCATCGGGATGGGCGTTCGGGCGCTGAATGGGCGGGCGTTGGTGCGTGAAGAACAGTGGTCGTTTACACCGCGCTCGCCCCGCCTTGTCTACCTTGCGCCTGCCGTCGCCGCTGATGCCGATGCGTTGAATGCCTTGTGGCTGATCGATCCAACGGCGAATGACTCCCCGCGCCGCCTTGCCGTTGGGGTGAACGAATTTCGCCCTAGCCCCGATGGATCGCGGATTGTTTTCGTCCGCGCCGGCGCAGGGGGCGTCTCCGATCTCTACGAACTGAGCATGGCGACGGGGGCAGTGCGGCAGGTGACAAACTGTGCGGCGGTGAGCGCCGCGTGCGGGGCGCCCAGTTGGCACCCCGATGGTGGACGGCTTGCCTACGAACGGCGGGAGTTAAGCGCGGCTGTTCCCGAAACGGATCGGCGCTTTCCCCGTGCGTGGGCGGTTAATCTCCGCGACCTTGCCACTGCGCCGCTGCTGGATAACCCACTTTTCTTGGGCGGAACGCCTTTATGGTCGCCTGATGGAACACGCCTTGCCGTCTTTGACCTCTCTCAATCGGGAATCGTTATTTATGAGGTCAAGACAGGCACCGCGCAGACCATCCCCACCCTAGAGAGCGAATCAGGGTTATATGCCTTTGACCCCAGCGGACGCTATTTCATTTACCCCACTCTAAAAATGTTCGGCGGGCGCTTTACGACGCAGTTGGAATGGATTGATCTGACAGACCGCGCCGCCGGGATTAAAACTTTCAGCGGGGAAAACACACCGCCCATAGAGGATCATCAACCCGCATGGCATCCCGATGGGCAGCGCTTTGCCTTCACGCGGCGGTATATGGACGGCTCTGGGGCAATGACCGCGCAGCTCTACATGATGAATCCCTCAACGGGGGAGGTTGTGCCGCTCGTCGTTGACGCCCGCTACATTCACGGCGCAGAACAGTGGAGTCCGACGGGCGATCAGATTGTGTTCCAGCGCTTCGATCCCAACGATTCGGCTGCCGTGCCGGAAGTTTGGCTTTATACCCTAGAAGGGGGCGAACCGCGCCGCATCGTGCGGGGGGGATTTTTTCCGATGTGGCTGCCATAA
- a CDS encoding WXG100 family type VII secretion target, which yields MSARKIQADYEKLTAISSLFKRRVEQTRNLTAALTKITQGLSEGGWIGEGGVRYQKEMGDLVFPALKRLQAVLEEGANATQKIAQAFQEAEEDAGRLFKGEGIGMLGRLPSAANLTGDSFTTETKDAVGGLFTWNTQATLTSRIPNVVNTITASTAGNALITSITNAGMKFTLPGGTVLGDVNASNAKSWTVNFADLDSASGTTYFGSRTISISTSRFTMPGNTTMFARTLIHEMQHAYDSNQGRTQVPVINSYAIPNAGALTQLQTKIQAQVQAAVNTEIRAHTREYALRDGIAYDETNAFNTANTKYILKDRGYGSVYEAQHNEKFKQAYKQNPANGLYKVKVRAGVGGAVDIQITKVK from the coding sequence ATGTCGGCACGGAAAATTCAAGCGGATTACGAAAAACTCACAGCGATCTCGTCGCTCTTCAAACGGCGGGTGGAGCAGACCCGCAATTTAACAGCGGCGCTGACCAAGATCACACAAGGGCTATCCGAAGGTGGGTGGATTGGTGAAGGAGGAGTACGCTACCAAAAAGAGATGGGCGATCTCGTTTTCCCTGCGCTTAAGAGGCTTCAAGCCGTCCTTGAGGAAGGGGCAAACGCTACCCAGAAAATTGCCCAAGCCTTTCAAGAGGCAGAGGAGGACGCCGGGCGGCTCTTTAAGGGAGAGGGCATAGGGATGTTAGGGCGGCTGCCTTCGGCGGCAAACCTGACGGGCGATAGCTTCACCACCGAGACGAAAGATGCCGTTGGCGGTTTGTTCACATGGAATACGCAAGCCACACTTACCAGCAGGATTCCCAATGTGGTGAATACGATCACGGCATCCACCGCCGGAAATGCACTGATCACGAGCATTACCAACGCGGGCATGAAATTCACGCTCCCTGGTGGCACAGTGTTGGGGGATGTCAATGCCTCAAACGCGAAATCATGGACGGTGAACTTTGCCGATCTAGACAGTGCCTCTGGAACAACCTACTTCGGGTCTAGGACGATCTCGATTTCCACATCGCGGTTTACCATGCCGGGAAATACCACGATGTTTGCACGCACGCTTATTCACGAAATGCAGCACGCTTATGATAGCAATCAGGGGCGGACGCAAGTCCCTGTGATCAACAGCTATGCCATTCCCAATGCCGGGGCGCTTACTCAACTTCAGACGAAGATTCAAGCGCAGGTGCAAGCAGCAGTGAATACGGAAATCCGAGCGCATACCCGTGAGTATGCCCTGCGCGATGGCATTGCCTACGACGAGACGAACGCTTTCAACACCGCGAATACGAAGTATATTTTGAAGGATCGCGGGTATGGCAGTGTTTATGAAGCCCAACATAACGAGAAGTTCAAGCAGGCGTACAAGCAAAACCCTGCCAACGGCTTGTACAAAGTGAAAGTCCGGGCGGGTGTGGGCGGCGCGGTGGACATTCAAATAACCAAGGTGAAGTAG
- a CDS encoding cupin domain-containing protein: MDEKQLRAIVLNGTQGRALWHLGALLTFKALGTETGGQFWALEGLADRNMAVPLHAHTHEDELWFVLEGEIRFITGTESRIGGPGTFVYIPRHVPHTFQILSETARWFGVGTPAGLDNWFFETGEPALRLTLPPPPTAPPNVEMIVASLKAYGTETMGPPPTTEG; the protein is encoded by the coding sequence ATGGACGAAAAACAACTCAGGGCAATTGTACTTAACGGCACACAGGGGCGGGCGCTCTGGCATCTTGGAGCGCTGCTGACCTTTAAGGCGTTAGGAACAGAAACAGGCGGACAGTTTTGGGCGCTGGAGGGTCTGGCTGATCGGAATATGGCTGTTCCTTTGCACGCCCACACTCATGAGGATGAACTCTGGTTTGTCCTTGAAGGGGAAATCCGCTTCATCACCGGGACGGAAAGCCGTATTGGGGGACCCGGCACGTTTGTTTACATCCCACGCCATGTACCGCACACCTTCCAAATCCTTTCAGAAACGGCACGCTGGTTTGGCGTTGGCACACCTGCCGGACTTGACAATTGGTTTTTCGAGACGGGCGAACCTGCCCTCCGTCTAACGCTGCCACCGCCGCCTACTGCCCCGCCCAATGTGGAGATGATTGTCGCCAGCTTAAAAGCCTATGGCACAGAAACGATGGGACCACCGCCCACCACTGAGGGGTGA
- the lipB gene encoding lipoyl(octanoyl) transferase LipB, which translates to MTTGMSNRQTLLTTPYQVIDLGRMAYAEAWALQRDYAAQRGADVIPNTLLFVEHPHTYTLGTKGDAANILLSPAALAARGITVHQVDRGGDVTYHGLGQLVGYPILKLPPGGDGLHADVVGYVRWLESILITALASFGIHGQRLAGYTGVWVEQRGELAKIAAIGVRVTTRRVTMHGFALNVDPDLSYFQGIVPCGISDKPVTSLAALLEQPPTLTAAAAVVAAIFAAEGGKSPS; encoded by the coding sequence ATGACGACAGGAATGAGTAACCGTCAGACCCTCCTAACAACGCCCTACCAGGTGATCGATCTGGGACGGATGGCTTACGCCGAGGCATGGGCGCTTCAGCGCGATTATGCCGCACAGCGCGGGGCGGATGTGATCCCTAACACCTTGCTTTTTGTTGAACATCCCCACACCTACACACTCGGCACAAAGGGCGACGCGGCGAACATCCTCCTTTCGCCCGCCGCGCTTGCCGCACGGGGCATCACCGTTCATCAGGTGGATCGCGGCGGCGATGTGACTTATCACGGCTTAGGGCAGCTTGTGGGCTACCCCATCCTCAAACTTCCCCCGGGCGGCGATGGGCTTCACGCCGATGTCGTTGGCTATGTCCGCTGGTTGGAGAGTATCCTGATCACGGCATTGGCTTCCTTTGGGATTCACGGGCAGCGCTTGGCGGGGTATACGGGGGTTTGGGTGGAACAGAGGGGCGAACTGGCGAAGATTGCCGCCATTGGTGTGCGCGTCACCACCCGCCGCGTGACGATGCATGGCTTCGCCCTCAATGTCGATCCCGATCTCAGCTACTTTCAGGGGATCGTCCCCTGCGGGATCAGCGACAAGCCGGTGACGAGCCTTGCCGCGCTGTTGGAACAGCCCCCCACCTTAACCGCAGCGGCGGCGGTTGTGGCGGCGATCTTTGCCGCAGAGGGCGGCAAGTCCCCCTCGTAA
- a CDS encoding dienelactone hydrolase family protein, whose product MFETHHRQYPTTGGNISIVVGESTLPAYWVYPDSGGKHPGIVFLPSEQGVTPTVRAWVRRIAEIGFIVLIPDFFNGSHAPTAADVAALRVGDSPVFSWGFTAAREALETNMRCTRKIGVVGWQLGGELAFQAVVKSPGLRAAVIISGNPQGALPILPQNETPLLAFYGDADEAISPPILNEFSAAIQDSPGRERMFVYPGVGGAFMDDTSPDYHEAYTAKTWTRMLEFLVTHLEATPRPVMAIIDEDGDEDDDDRNE is encoded by the coding sequence ATGTTTGAAACACACCACCGACAGTACCCAACCACCGGCGGAAATATCAGCATCGTCGTGGGGGAATCGACCTTGCCCGCTTATTGGGTTTACCCCGACAGCGGCGGGAAACATCCGGGGATTGTGTTCCTGCCAAGCGAACAGGGGGTGACGCCCACCGTGCGGGCATGGGTGCGTCGCATTGCCGAGATTGGCTTCATCGTCCTGATCCCCGATTTTTTCAATGGGTCGCACGCCCCCACCGCCGCCGATGTCGCCGCACTGCGGGTGGGCGATTCCCCCGTTTTCTCGTGGGGGTTCACCGCCGCACGGGAGGCGCTGGAAACGAATATGCGCTGCACACGGAAAATCGGCGTTGTTGGGTGGCAGTTGGGCGGCGAACTGGCATTTCAGGCGGTGGTCAAATCGCCCGGACTGCGGGCAGCGGTCATTATCAGCGGGAATCCGCAAGGGGCGCTGCCCATTCTCCCTCAAAATGAGACGCCGTTGTTGGCGTTTTATGGCGATGCGGACGAGGCAATCTCCCCCCCTATCCTCAACGAATTTTCCGCCGCTATTCAGGATTCCCCCGGACGGGAGCGAATGTTTGTCTATCCAGGTGTGGGGGGTGCGTTCATGGACGATACCTCTCCTGATTACCATGAGGCATACACCGCTAAGACATGGACACGGATGCTGGAATTTTTAGTCACCCACTTGGAGGCAACACCGCGCCCCGTCATGGCGATTATTGATGAAGATGGGGATGAGGACGATGACGACAGGAATGAGTAA
- a CDS encoding formylglycine-generating enzyme family protein, which yields MRRDSHQNQRPPTPRRNGVLLGGSLIGIVALVLVVWIAFRGGRSDTSPPSSPTAAVSSPIPLLPTPDLSAATMIPAGTKASWVAFVQEFEGVPMVLVPAGCFMMGSTRFDNEQPIHEVCFAEPFWIDQYEVSNGQFKAKGGQAGRASNWTDEALPRERITWFEAKAYCESRGGRLPTEAEWEYAARGTESRLYAWGDAFEGRRLNYCDRGCEYPYRDATVDDGYSHTAPVGHYPEGVSWVGAYDLSGNVWEWVSSLYAPYPYQADDGREAPGEEGGRILRGGAWNNGDDSVRAANRLRYAPTNEDLIAGFRCARSYRSP from the coding sequence ATGCGCCGTGATTCACATCAGAATCAACGCCCCCCCACACCTCGGCGGAACGGCGTGCTTTTGGGGGGCAGCCTGATCGGGATCGTGGCGCTTGTCCTTGTGGTATGGATTGCCTTTCGGGGAGGTCGTTCGGATACCTCGCCCCCGTCGTCTCCGACGGCAGCCGTTTCCTCGCCTATCCCGTTGCTTCCCACGCCCGATCTCTCTGCGGCGACGATGATCCCCGCTGGCACAAAGGCATCGTGGGTGGCATTTGTTCAGGAATTCGAGGGCGTGCCGATGGTCCTTGTCCCCGCTGGCTGTTTCATGATGGGCAGCACTCGCTTTGATAACGAACAGCCCATTCATGAAGTATGCTTCGCCGAGCCATTCTGGATCGATCAGTACGAGGTATCGAACGGGCAGTTCAAGGCAAAGGGCGGGCAGGCAGGGCGGGCGAGCAATTGGACGGACGAGGCACTTCCCCGTGAACGGATCACCTGGTTTGAGGCAAAAGCCTACTGTGAATCACGCGGGGGGCGTCTTCCCACCGAGGCGGAATGGGAATACGCGGCAAGGGGTACGGAAAGCCGCCTGTATGCGTGGGGCGATGCCTTTGAGGGTCGCCGCCTGAATTATTGCGACAGGGGCTGCGAGTACCCTTATCGAGACGCCACCGTTGACGACGGGTATTCACACACCGCCCCTGTTGGGCATTACCCTGAGGGAGTCTCATGGGTGGGCGCTTACGACCTCAGCGGAAATGTGTGGGAATGGGTGAGCAGCCTTTACGCCCCCTACCCCTATCAGGCGGATGATGGACGGGAAGCCCCTGGCGAAGAAGGTGGGCGTATTCTTCGCGGCGGAGCCTGGAACAACGGCGACGACAGCGTGCGGGCGGCAAACCGCCTTCGCTACGCCCCCACCAACGAGGACCTTATCGCCGGATTTCGCTGCGCCCGTTCATACCGCAGCCCATAG
- a CDS encoding protein kinase yields MMDLTGTALRGYELKAQIGAGGFGAVYRAYQPAVRRDVAIKVILPIYANQADFIRDFESEVQLVARLEHPNIIPLYDYWREPDGAYFVMRWVRGGSLRQALARQRWTPAMTVRLLDQIAAALDYAHRNGIVHRDLKPDNILLDEDANAYLADFGIAKLIADLQDEEATNVLVGSPAYAAPEQVLGEPVSIQTDIYSLGIVLFEMLSGRRPFEAESATDILIKHVREVLPTLQGTNLTADLDGVIRRAAAKKPHIRYPDALALAVDFRRAAAVAMGGESALTDAPLPRTDATSQRPNLSPPSLSEQTTILESPERTLITPLGYEEDGDSTRPATSREAEQTDMRTFVLLTPTNPYKGLRAFQEADASDFFGRDEVITALTARLSDADAEGRFLALVGASGSGKSSLARAGLIPALRRGVLPASERWFYTDMIPGSDPYNELADALLRVAVNPPPDLPAALLEGDRALVEIVNAVLPDADSDLVILIDQFEEVFTVCPDELRRAAFLRALQTAAHDPASRLRIVITIRADFYDRPLQYPLFGDLLRRTTEIILPLHGEALAMAITAPALRAGLTLESGLTETILSSVQAQPGTLPLMQYALTELFERRTGTRLTLAAYQASGGVAGALARRADELYEALDQARRALAQSIFLRLVMLGEGAEDTRRRADRAELTALSENPTDIEAILDGYGTFRLLSFDRDPATRAPTVEVAHEALIREWGTLRGWLDAGRDDVRTQRRLIAAVDEWEAKGDASYLAAGARLEQFETWAQTTKLGLTTRERRFLEESQREQAEHRARDARIARRVQNFQRTAILLGGVVVLAVIAIILAARQAAEATAQVALAAETLTPVPQTLTPVQLTLVAGERLITEGRSTATAVALARAEQEALLAGLRLAGIAGDILRDPAGSPELAALLAVRSMQHAYSPQGDGVLVGALDQLFIKAIATPHDGAVSSLAFDADYISGGQDGVVYIRQQERHEALPNSEGVTDIAVSGGAAPFLLVTANSGAVYLTHLAAVQPFIELGRHEGAVLAAAITTDGSLAATGGVDGLIRLWDTEKQREIGTLEGDAFGILSLAFSPDGKTLLSGGVGGEIIVWEVATQTKHAVLRQFENPILSLRMDTTGKRVLAASGNEAYLFRLADPLGGTVFSGHSDLVNVALFDPTERAILTASADKTIRLYDLESGIEQRRLLGHSDAVLDIVVEGAEVFSASADGTIRTWEYTHPSALETAAAVISVGGGVDETGILRPRFASGTTVWEWTGRADRPPLSRDLSVPVVALSADGRYALSSEGDRLTMFDLGDLGETAPNVVQTFTLPSQAQIASIAIGRRYLLVGSADQSAFLWEIASGRLLVTLPDQGDWVSGVALSSAENFLATVTLSGMLRLYEVSPDSSDPLRPRFAIQTESAALWAVALSPDGKTTAVGDEAGRIRLYAAKDGLMEREILAHPAQVNTLTFSGDSAFLISGGADKTAAVFRLSDGRLIRRLSGHTEEILSVVTSPDGGHILTGSRDRTARLWATTPEGALREACQRLPRDFTAAERLAYGIPPQPTCEKR; encoded by the coding sequence GTGATGGACTTGACCGGAACGGCACTGCGCGGGTACGAACTGAAGGCACAGATTGGAGCGGGTGGCTTTGGGGCGGTCTACCGTGCCTACCAACCCGCCGTCCGGCGCGATGTGGCGATCAAAGTGATCCTCCCCATCTATGCAAATCAGGCGGATTTCATCCGCGATTTTGAATCCGAAGTGCAGCTTGTCGCCCGCTTGGAACATCCGAACATCATCCCCCTTTATGACTATTGGCGGGAGCCGGATGGCGCTTATTTTGTCATGCGTTGGGTGCGCGGGGGCAGTTTGCGCCAAGCCCTTGCCCGCCAGCGCTGGACACCCGCTATGACTGTTCGCCTGCTTGACCAGATCGCTGCTGCGCTTGATTACGCCCACCGCAACGGGATCGTCCACCGCGATCTGAAACCGGATAATATCCTGCTCGATGAGGACGCCAACGCCTATCTTGCCGATTTTGGCATTGCCAAACTGATTGCTGATCTGCAAGACGAGGAGGCGACGAACGTCTTGGTCGGCTCGCCCGCTTACGCCGCCCCTGAACAGGTCTTGGGCGAACCGGTCTCCATTCAGACCGATATTTACAGCTTGGGGATCGTTCTCTTTGAGATGCTCTCTGGGCGGCGTCCTTTTGAGGCGGAGAGCGCCACCGATATTTTGATCAAGCATGTGCGCGAGGTGCTGCCCACCCTGCAAGGGACGAACCTTACCGCTGATTTGGATGGGGTGATCCGGCGGGCAGCGGCGAAAAAGCCCCACATCCGCTATCCCGACGCCCTGGCATTGGCGGTGGATTTTCGACGGGCGGCAGCGGTGGCAATGGGCGGTGAGTCCGCCCTGACTGATGCCCCCCTGCCGCGCACCGATGCCACCAGCCAGCGTCCCAACCTCTCCCCGCCAAGCCTCAGCGAGCAGACGACAATCCTCGAAAGCCCCGAACGGACGCTGATCACCCCTCTCGGCTATGAGGAGGACGGCGATTCCACGCGCCCCGCCACCAGCCGCGAGGCGGAACAAACCGACATGCGCACGTTCGTCCTTCTTACGCCGACGAACCCCTACAAAGGGCTGCGCGCCTTCCAAGAGGCGGATGCAAGCGATTTTTTTGGGCGTGATGAGGTAATCACTGCGCTGACTGCCCGCCTGAGCGATGCCGATGCGGAGGGGCGTTTCCTCGCCCTTGTGGGGGCAAGCGGGTCGGGAAAATCGTCGCTGGCGCGGGCGGGTCTGATTCCGGCGCTGCGGCGGGGGGTGCTGCCCGCCTCGGAACGCTGGTTTTACACCGACATGATCCCGGGCAGCGACCCCTATAACGAACTGGCAGATGCGCTCTTGCGCGTGGCGGTCAACCCGCCCCCCGATCTCCCCGCCGCGCTCTTGGAGGGTGATCGCGCCCTTGTTGAGATCGTCAACGCCGTACTGCCCGATGCTGACTCCGATTTGGTCATTCTGATCGACCAATTCGAGGAAGTATTCACCGTCTGCCCTGATGAGCTGCGCCGCGCCGCCTTCTTGCGGGCGCTCCAAACCGCCGCTCATGATCCCGCCAGCCGCCTGCGGATCGTGATCACCATCCGCGCCGATTTTTATGACCGCCCCCTGCAATACCCCCTTTTTGGCGATCTGCTGCGGCGCACGACGGAGATCATCTTGCCGCTGCATGGCGAGGCATTGGCAATGGCGATCACCGCGCCAGCGCTGCGGGCGGGCTTGACGCTTGAAAGCGGGCTGACAGAGACGATCCTGAGCAGCGTCCAAGCACAGCCCGGAACACTCCCCCTGATGCAATACGCCCTGACCGAACTCTTTGAGCGACGGACGGGAACGCGGCTGACGCTTGCCGCTTATCAAGCCAGCGGGGGCGTTGCCGGCGCGTTGGCGCGGCGGGCGGATGAACTCTACGAGGCGCTTGATCAAGCACGGCGGGCATTGGCGCAATCTATTTTTCTGCGCTTGGTGATGCTTGGCGAAGGGGCAGAAGATACCCGCCGCCGTGCGGATCGGGCTGAACTAACCGCGCTCAGCGAGAACCCGACAGACATTGAGGCGATCCTCGATGGTTACGGAACGTTTCGTTTGCTCAGTTTTGACCGCGACCCCGCCACCCGCGCCCCCACCGTTGAGGTGGCGCATGAGGCGTTGATCCGCGAATGGGGAACACTGCGCGGGTGGTTGGATGCCGGACGGGATGATGTCCGCACACAGCGCCGCCTTATCGCCGCAGTCGATGAGTGGGAGGCGAAGGGTGACGCCAGTTACCTTGCGGCGGGGGCGCGGCTAGAACAGTTTGAGACATGGGCGCAGACGACAAAACTGGGCTTGACCACCCGCGAACGGCGGTTTCTAGAGGAAAGCCAGCGGGAGCAAGCCGAACACCGCGCCCGTGATGCCCGTATTGCCCGCCGCGTGCAAAATTTCCAGCGGACGGCGATCCTTCTGGGGGGGGTGGTCGTCTTAGCCGTGATCGCTATCATCCTTGCCGCACGACAGGCGGCAGAGGCTACCGCACAGGTCGCTCTTGCGGCGGAAACACTCACCCCCGTCCCGCAGACGCTAACCCCCGTCCAACTGACACTGGTGGCGGGCGAACGGCTGATTACCGAAGGGCGCTCAACGGCGACGGCGGTAGCCCTTGCCCGCGCCGAACAAGAGGCGCTCCTTGCCGGATTGCGTTTGGCGGGTATCGCTGGCGACATTCTCCGTGATCCGGCGGGCAGCCCCGAATTGGCAGCGCTTCTCGCCGTCCGTTCGATGCAGCACGCCTATTCCCCACAGGGTGATGGCGTTCTGGTGGGGGCGCTCGATCAGTTATTCATCAAAGCGATTGCCACCCCTCACGATGGGGCGGTGAGCAGCCTCGCCTTCGATGCCGATTACATCAGCGGCGGGCAAGATGGCGTTGTCTACATCCGTCAGCAAGAGAGGCACGAGGCGCTCCCCAACAGCGAAGGTGTCACCGATATAGCCGTCTCTGGCGGGGCAGCGCCCTTCTTGCTGGTGACGGCGAATTCCGGCGCTGTTTACCTGACACACCTTGCCGCTGTTCAGCCATTTATCGAACTTGGTCGGCATGAGGGGGCGGTGTTGGCGGCGGCAATCACCACCGATGGGAGTCTCGCCGCGACGGGCGGGGTGGACGGTCTAATTCGCCTGTGGGACACGGAAAAGCAGCGCGAGATTGGCACATTGGAGGGCGATGCCTTTGGCATTCTGAGCCTTGCCTTTTCCCCTGATGGGAAAACGCTGCTCTCCGGCGGCGTCGGCGGCGAGATCATCGTTTGGGAGGTGGCGACCCAAACAAAACACGCCGTCTTGCGCCAATTCGAGAATCCAATCTTGAGCCTGCGAATGGACACAACAGGAAAGCGCGTCCTTGCCGCCAGCGGGAACGAGGCGTATCTTTTCCGCCTTGCCGATCCGCTTGGCGGAACGGTGTTCAGCGGGCATAGCGATTTGGTGAATGTCGCCCTTTTTGACCCAACGGAACGCGCAATCCTGACCGCCAGCGCCGACAAAACCATCCGCCTCTACGACCTTGAAAGCGGTATTGAACAGCGCCGTTTGCTTGGGCATAGCGATGCTGTCCTCGATATAGTTGTTGAGGGAGCAGAGGTGTTCAGCGCCAGCGCCGACGGTACAATCCGCACATGGGAGTACACGCACCCTTCTGCCCTCGAAACGGCAGCGGCGGTGATCAGTGTAGGCGGTGGGGTGGATGAAACCGGTATTCTCCGCCCCCGTTTTGCCTCAGGAACTACGGTATGGGAGTGGACAGGTAGGGCAGATCGCCCGCCCCTCAGTCGTGATCTATCCGTTCCGGTTGTGGCACTCTCGGCGGATGGTCGCTATGCGCTGAGCAGCGAAGGGGACAGGCTCACCATGTTCGATTTGGGCGATTTAGGCGAGACCGCCCCCAACGTGGTACAGACCTTCACCCTCCCTAGCCAAGCGCAGATCGCCAGTATCGCCATTGGGAGGCGCTACCTTCTGGTGGGCAGCGCTGATCAAAGCGCCTTCCTCTGGGAGATTGCCAGTGGGCGCTTGCTGGTGACGCTCCCTGATCAGGGCGATTGGGTTTCGGGGGTTGCCCTCAGCAGCGCGGAGAATTTCCTTGCCACCGTGACGCTCAGCGGGATGCTGCGCCTCTATGAGGTGAGCCCTGATTCGAGCGATCCGCTCCGCCCGCGGTTCGCCATCCAGACGGAGAGCGCTGCGCTGTGGGCGGTTGCCCTCAGCCCCGATGGAAAGACCACCGCCGTAGGGGATGAGGCGGGGCGCATCCGGCTTTATGCGGCGAAAGATGGCCTGATGGAGCGGGAAATCCTCGCCCATCCTGCCCAAGTGAACACCCTCACCTTCAGCGGCGACAGCGCCTTCCTGATCAGCGGCGGGGCGGATAAGACCGCCGCCGTTTTTCGCCTTTCTGACGGGCGACTTATCCGCCGTCTGAGCGGACATACGGAGGAAATCCTCAGCGTTGTCACCTCGCCCGATGGGGGGCATATCCTTACCGGCAGTCGGGATCGGACTGCCCGCTTATGGGCGACGACGCCCGAAGGCGCTCTGCGGGAAGCCTGTCAGCGTCTCCCCCGTGATTTCACCGCTGCCGAACGCCTTGCCTATGGAATTCCGCCACAGCCGACTTGTGAGAAACGCTAA